The Pseudomonas benzenivorans region CCATGTCGATGCCGGTGACGCTTGCACCGCGCTGGGCCATGGCCTCGCTGAGGATGCCGCCGCCGCAGCCGACGTCGAGTACGCGCTTGCCGGCCAGGCCGACGCGCTCGTCGATCCAGTTGACCCGCAGCGGATTGATGTCGTGCAGCGGCTTGAACTCGCTCTCGCGATCCCACCAGCGGTGGGCGAGGGCTTCGAATTTGGCGATTTCGGCGTGATCGACGTTGCTCATGGGGTTTCCTGGGTAGAGCGGCAGGCCGGAGGTTCGGGACTCGGGCGCCTATGGTGCCAGTTTCCTCGCGTGCGGTGCGCGCTCGCGGGTGGCTCAATGTATGTCAGTTTGTCGCAGCGCCTATGCCCGGCCGGCGATTTTCGCGCCCCAGGCGCAGGCATTGGCGACGATGCGCTGTTCGTCCAGACGGGTCAGGCGGCCGCCGTCGAGCAGCGACTTGCCGGCCACCCAGACATGTTCGACGCAGTTGCGCCCGCTGGCATAGATCAGTTGCGAGACCGGGTCGTAGACCGGTTGCTGGGCCAGGCCGGAGAGGTCGAAGGCCGTCAGGTCGGCGAGTTTGCCCGGTTCCAGCGAGCCGATCTGCGTGTCCAGGCCGAGGGCGCGGGCACCGTTCAGGGTGGCCATGCGCAGCGCGCGGTGGGCGTCCAGGGCGGTGGCCGAGCCGGCTACGGCCTTGGCCAGCAGGGCGGCGGTGCGGGTCTCGCCGAGCAGGTCCAGGTCGTTGTTGCTGGCCGCGCCGTCGGTGCCGATGGCGACGTTGACGCCGGCCTGCCAGAGCCGCTCTACCGGGCAGAAGCCGCTGGCCAGCTTGAGGTTGGACTCGGGGCAGTGGATCACGCTGCTGTTGCTGTCCACCAGCAGCGCCAAGTCAGCATCGTCGACCTGGGTCATGTGCACGGCCTGGAAGCGCGGGCCGAGCAGGCCGAGGCGTGCCAGGCGTGCCAGGGGGCGCGCGCCGTGCAGTTCGAGGCTCTGTTGCACCTCGAAGGCGGTCTCCTGCACGTGCATGTGAATGCCGGCATCCAGCTCCTCGGCGAGCATGCGGATGTTCTCCAGCTTGTCGTCGCTCACGGTGTAGGGGGCGTGGGGGCCGAACGCCACCTTCAGGCGCGGGTGCTGCTTGAGGTCGTCGAACAGCTCCAGGCCTTTGCGCAGCGCTTCATCGGCATCGCGGGCGCCGGGGATGGGGAAGTCCAGCACCGGAATGGTGATCTGGGCGCGAATGCCGCTCTTGTGCACCAGTTCGCTGGTGGCCGCGGGAAA contains the following coding sequences:
- a CDS encoding TRZ/ATZ family hydrolase, yielding MSAAPLDLLLLPTWLVPVEPAGVVLHEYGLGIRDGRIALLAPRAEALKQPALEVRELPGRLLTPGLVNAHGHAAMTLFRGLADDLPLMTWLQEHIWPAEAKWVDEDFIRDGTELAIAEQLKGGITCFSDMYFFPAATSELVHKSGIRAQITIPVLDFPIPGARDADEALRKGLELFDDLKQHPRLKVAFGPHAPYTVSDDKLENIRMLAEELDAGIHMHVQETAFEVQQSLELHGARPLARLARLGLLGPRFQAVHMTQVDDADLALLVDSNSSVIHCPESNLKLASGFCPVERLWQAGVNVAIGTDGAASNNDLDLLGETRTAALLAKAVAGSATALDAHRALRMATLNGARALGLDTQIGSLEPGKLADLTAFDLSGLAQQPVYDPVSQLIYASGRNCVEHVWVAGKSLLDGGRLTRLDEQRIVANACAWGAKIAGRA